A section of the Alkalihalobacillus sp. LMS39 genome encodes:
- a CDS encoding extracellular matrix/biofilm biosynthesis regulator RemA family protein, whose amino-acid sequence MFIHLGGDTVIRSKDVIAILNSDMKDSSGITKEFLQAHKKESNVQEISQEIVKSIVVTMDKIYYSPISSVTLKRRALAVTELESFVE is encoded by the coding sequence TTGTTTATTCATTTGGGAGGAGACACCGTCATACGGTCAAAAGATGTCATAGCCATATTAAATAGTGATATGAAAGATTCTTCTGGAATTACAAAAGAGTTTTTACAAGCCCATAAAAAAGAGAGCAATGTCCAAGAAATTTCACAAGAAATCGTGAAATCCATTGTGGTTACAATGGATAAAATCTATTATTCACCAATATCTTCTGTTACTTTAAAGCGAAGAGCGTTAGCTGTTACAGAATTAGAAAGTTTTGTCGAATAA
- the gyrB gene encoding DNA topoisomerase (ATP-hydrolyzing) subunit B produces the protein MTSEQHTYDESQIQVLEGLEAVRKRPGMYIGSTSGRGLHHLVWEIVDNSIDEAMAGFCDTITVTIEEDNSITVEDNGRGIPVGIHEKMGRPAVEVIMTVLHAGGKFGGGGYKVSGGLHGVGASVVNALSTSLEVHVHREGKIHYQRFERGVPQGDLEVIGDTEKRGTIISFKPDGEIFTETTIYEYEILANRLRELAFLNRGLTIHINDNREDGKSATYHYEGGIASFVEHLNRTRENLHEPPIHIEGNKDGITVEVAVQYNDSYTSNIYSFANNINTHEGGTHESGFKTGLTRVINDYARKNNLFKESDPNLTGEDVREGLTAIISVKIPDPQFEGQTKTKLGNSEARTITDSLFSEHFARFMIENPQVARKIVEKGLMASRAREAAKKARELTRRKSALEVSALPGKLADCSSKDASISEIYIVEGDSAGGSAKQGRDRHFQAILPLRGKIINVEKARLDKILANNEIRTIITALGTGIGDEFNIEKARYHKVIIMTDADVDGAHIRTLILTFFYRYMRPLIERGYIYIAQPPLFKIQQGRDVQYAYNERDLELIMEQVSDKTKIGIQRYKGLGEMNPTQLWETTMDPETRTTLQVTLEDAMKADEIFEILMGDRVEPRRDFIQENAQYVKNLDI, from the coding sequence TTGACGAGTGAACAACATACTTATGATGAAAGTCAGATTCAGGTCCTTGAGGGCCTTGAAGCAGTAAGAAAAAGACCAGGGATGTACATTGGCTCAACAAGTGGCCGTGGACTACACCATTTAGTTTGGGAAATAGTCGATAACAGTATTGATGAAGCAATGGCAGGATTTTGTGATACGATTACGGTCACAATTGAAGAAGACAACAGCATTACTGTTGAAGATAATGGGCGTGGGATTCCAGTTGGGATTCATGAAAAGATGGGACGGCCAGCTGTTGAGGTTATTATGACAGTTCTACATGCTGGAGGAAAATTCGGTGGCGGAGGCTATAAAGTTTCTGGTGGATTGCACGGTGTAGGTGCTTCTGTCGTTAATGCATTGTCTACTTCTCTTGAAGTCCATGTTCATCGTGAAGGAAAAATCCACTATCAACGTTTTGAACGTGGCGTTCCTCAAGGTGATTTAGAAGTCATTGGTGACACTGAAAAACGTGGAACTATCATATCTTTTAAACCAGATGGCGAGATCTTTACTGAAACAACGATTTATGAATATGAAATTTTAGCAAATCGTCTCCGTGAATTAGCTTTCTTAAATCGTGGATTAACGATTCATATTAACGATAATCGCGAAGATGGTAAATCAGCAACATATCATTATGAGGGTGGAATTGCTTCGTTTGTTGAGCATCTTAACCGTACTCGAGAAAACTTACATGAACCACCTATTCATATTGAAGGTAACAAAGATGGCATTACGGTTGAAGTTGCTGTTCAATACAATGATAGCTATACGAGTAATATTTATTCTTTCGCAAATAACATTAATACGCACGAAGGTGGTACTCATGAGTCAGGGTTTAAAACAGGGTTAACTCGTGTCATTAATGATTATGCCCGTAAAAATAATTTATTTAAAGAAAGTGACCCGAACTTAACCGGTGAGGATGTACGAGAAGGGTTAACCGCCATCATCTCAGTGAAAATTCCAGATCCGCAGTTTGAAGGTCAAACAAAAACGAAATTAGGCAATAGTGAAGCACGAACAATTACTGATTCTTTATTTAGTGAGCATTTTGCTCGGTTTATGATTGAAAACCCACAAGTCGCTAGAAAAATTGTTGAAAAAGGGCTTATGGCATCAAGGGCACGTGAAGCTGCGAAAAAAGCAAGGGAACTGACTAGACGTAAAAGTGCGTTAGAAGTAAGTGCCTTGCCAGGAAAGTTAGCGGATTGTTCCTCAAAGGATGCTTCCATAAGTGAAATTTACATCGTTGAGGGTGATTCGGCAGGAGGTTCGGCTAAACAAGGTCGTGATCGTCATTTCCAGGCGATTTTACCGTTACGAGGAAAAATTATTAACGTGGAAAAAGCACGCTTAGACAAAATTTTAGCGAATAATGAAATTCGGACCATTATAACTGCATTAGGAACAGGCATTGGGGATGAGTTTAATATTGAAAAAGCTCGTTATCATAAAGTCATTATCATGACAGATGCTGATGTTGACGGCGCCCATATTCGTACGTTAATTTTGACATTTTTCTATCGATATATGCGTCCACTAATTGAACGTGGTTATATTTATATTGCACAACCACCGTTATTTAAAATTCAACAAGGAAGAGATGTCCAATATGCTTATAATGAGCGGGACCTCGAATTAATTATGGAACAAGTATCTGATAAAACGAAAATCGGCATCCAACGTTATAAAGGTTTAGGAGAAATGAATCCAACACAGTTATGGGAAACGACAATGGACCCAGAAACGAGAACGACGCTTCAAGTGACATTAGAAGATGCGATGAAAGCAGATGAAATTTTTGAAATTTTAATGGGAGATCGTGTGGAGCCGCGTCGTGACTTTATCCAAGAAAATGCACAGTATGTTAAAAATTTAGATATTTAA
- the gyrA gene encoding DNA gyrase subunit A, giving the protein MADQEQSRVKEINISQEMKTSFMDYAMSVIVSRALPDVRDGLKPVHRRILYAMNELGMTADKAYKKSARIVGEVIGKYHPHGDSAVYETMVRMAQDFSYRYMLVDGHGNFGSVDGDSAAAMRYTEAKMSKISMELVRDINKDTIDYQDNYDGSEREPVVLPSRFPNLLVNGASGIAVGMATNIPPHQLGEVIDGVLAVSKDPDISIPELMDYIPGPDFPTGAEILGISGIRKAYQTGRGSITLRAQTHIEEQASGKQRIIVSELPYQVNKAKLIEKIAELVREKKIEGITDLRDESDRNGMRIVIEVRRDANSNVLLNNLYKQTALQTSFGINLLALVDGQPKVLNLKECLSHYLDHQKVVITRRTQFELKKAEARAHILEGLRIALDHIDEIISLIRGSQTTEIARNGLMEQFSLSYEQAQAILDMRLQRLTGLERDKIEAEYNELVARIAELRAILADEEKVLEIIREELLEVKEKFNDERRTVISFGEDQFEDEDLIPRQNIVITLSHNGYIKRMPITTYRSQKRGGKGVQGMGTNDNDFVQHLFTTNSHHTILFFTNKGKVYRLKGYEIPDLGRTAKGIPIINLLQIEQGEYISTVIPIEEFKENYYLFFLTKHGISKRTALSSFANIRKGGLFAINLRDDDELHGVRLTDGNREIIIGTKQGLAIRFHEDDVRLMGRTATGVKGITLSNDDLVVGMDIIEEGHDILIVTEKGYGKRTPIEDYRVQHRGGKGIKTCNITDKNGPLVSLTVVSNDHDLMIITASGVIIRLHVNEISTMSRNTQGVTLIRVNEGEEVSTVARVDIDDEEVTEADVDTMEESDEEYVRKEETEIVDEEESTEE; this is encoded by the coding sequence ATGGCAGACCAGGAGCAATCAAGAGTTAAAGAAATAAATATTAGCCAAGAGATGAAAACATCCTTTATGGACTATGCCATGAGTGTTATTGTTAGCCGTGCACTGCCAGATGTTCGAGATGGATTGAAACCTGTTCATCGTCGAATATTATATGCGATGAATGAGCTAGGTATGACAGCTGACAAAGCCTATAAAAAATCCGCACGTATTGTTGGAGAAGTTATTGGTAAATACCATCCACATGGTGACTCAGCAGTATATGAAACAATGGTTCGTATGGCTCAAGACTTCAGTTATCGCTACATGTTAGTTGATGGCCATGGGAACTTTGGTTCTGTTGATGGTGACTCGGCTGCAGCCATGCGTTATACGGAAGCAAAAATGTCGAAAATTTCAATGGAACTTGTTCGTGATATTAATAAAGATACAATTGATTATCAAGATAACTATGATGGCTCAGAGCGCGAGCCTGTTGTATTACCTTCTCGCTTCCCTAACCTTCTTGTGAATGGTGCTTCTGGAATTGCGGTCGGTATGGCGACAAATATTCCTCCACACCAACTTGGAGAAGTGATTGATGGTGTTTTAGCTGTCAGTAAAGACCCTGATATTAGTATTCCAGAATTAATGGACTATATTCCAGGACCTGATTTTCCAACAGGAGCTGAAATTCTCGGAATTAGTGGAATTCGAAAAGCATATCAAACAGGGCGAGGTTCGATTACGTTACGAGCTCAAACACATATTGAAGAACAAGCAAGTGGCAAACAAAGAATTATTGTGTCTGAATTACCGTATCAAGTAAATAAAGCAAAATTAATTGAAAAAATCGCTGAACTTGTTCGTGAAAAGAAAATCGAAGGAATTACCGATTTACGAGATGAATCTGATCGTAATGGTATGAGAATCGTCATTGAAGTAAGAAGAGACGCTAATTCCAATGTACTTTTAAATAATTTATATAAACAAACAGCGCTACAAACAAGCTTTGGGATTAACTTACTTGCACTAGTCGACGGACAACCGAAAGTATTAAATTTAAAAGAATGCCTCAGTCATTATTTAGATCATCAGAAGGTTGTTATTACTCGTCGCACGCAATTTGAACTGAAAAAAGCAGAGGCACGAGCGCATATTTTAGAAGGTTTACGTATTGCCCTTGACCATATTGATGAAATCATTTCATTAATCCGTGGCTCGCAAACAACTGAAATTGCAAGAAATGGCTTAATGGAACAATTTTCTTTAAGTTATGAACAAGCCCAAGCGATTCTTGATATGAGATTGCAGCGTTTAACAGGGTTAGAGCGGGATAAAATTGAGGCCGAGTATAATGAGTTGGTTGCTCGTATTGCTGAGTTACGTGCAATTTTAGCGGATGAAGAAAAAGTATTAGAAATCATTCGTGAAGAATTGCTAGAAGTAAAAGAGAAATTTAATGATGAGCGCCGTACAGTCATTTCTTTTGGTGAAGACCAATTTGAAGATGAGGATTTAATTCCGCGCCAAAATATCGTCATTACGCTTTCGCACAATGGTTATATTAAGCGTATGCCAATTACGACGTATAGAAGCCAAAAGCGTGGGGGTAAAGGTGTACAAGGAATGGGGACAAATGATAATGATTTTGTTCAGCATTTATTTACAACGAATTCTCACCATACGATTTTATTTTTTACAAACAAAGGAAAAGTCTATCGCCTAAAAGGGTATGAAATCCCTGATTTAGGTCGTACAGCGAAAGGAATACCGATTATTAATCTTCTTCAAATTGAACAAGGTGAATATATTAGTACGGTCATTCCAATCGAAGAATTTAAAGAAAACTACTATTTATTCTTCTTAACGAAACACGGAATAAGTAAGCGTACGGCTCTGTCTTCGTTTGCAAATATTCGAAAAGGTGGACTGTTTGCGATTAACCTACGTGATGATGATGAACTCCATGGTGTCCGTTTAACAGACGGAAACCGAGAAATAATCATCGGTACAAAACAAGGGTTAGCTATCCGCTTCCATGAAGATGATGTCCGTTTAATGGGACGAACAGCAACGGGTGTTAAAGGAATAACGTTATCAAATGATGACCTTGTTGTTGGAATGGATATAATTGAAGAAGGCCATGATATCTTAATCGTTACAGAAAAAGGATATGGAAAACGAACGCCAATTGAGGATTACCGTGTACAACATCGTGGTGGAAAAGGGATAAAAACTTGTAACATTACCGATAAAAATGGTCCACTAGTATCATTAACGGTTGTTTCTAATGACCATGATTTAATGATTATTACTGCTAGTGGTGTCATCATTCGCTTGCACGTCAATGAAATCTCTACGATGAGCCGCAATACACAAGGGGTTACATTAATTCGGGTTAATGAAGGTGAAGAAGTATCGACTGTAGCACGTGTTGATATTGATGATGAAGAAGTAACGGAAGCAGACGTAGACACAATGGAAGAATCTGACGAGGAATATGTACGAAAAGAAGAAACTGAAATTGTGGATGAAGAAGAATCAACAGAAGAATAA
- a CDS encoding HD-GYP domain-containing protein, which produces MKIKRSQLQEGCILEKDIMLLGHYPLLKENTVIDKQWLEIIDAFLIDDLEVEDKLVTGEKFVVRAIPKAEDGDREIISTEKAFINFYLDAVQEYKKHFDLWKAGYHVSITDMQQILYPLIGKVINEPKYLLHFHYFGTKEDYLAHHAISVGVLSAYIAKKLNLSKKEWSQVGMAGVLSDCGMAKLSPTLLQKTSELTSGEYELIKKHPVHGYKMLKEAGGIAPEILLAVLQHHEREDGSGYPLSAPANKIHVFSQIVAVCDVYHALISDKVYKLKITPYEALEVLKNEEFGKFQISVVKTLTETIMNFAIGSKVRLSNGQKAEIIFVDENHLSKPMVKDAETGEILNLKENRELTISHIL; this is translated from the coding sequence ATGAAGATAAAACGAAGTCAATTACAAGAAGGTTGTATCCTTGAAAAGGATATTATGTTGCTAGGACATTATCCCCTGCTAAAAGAAAATACCGTTATTGATAAACAATGGTTAGAAATTATAGATGCTTTTTTAATTGATGACCTTGAAGTCGAGGATAAGTTAGTAACGGGTGAAAAATTTGTTGTACGGGCCATTCCAAAAGCAGAGGATGGAGATAGAGAGATTATCTCAACGGAAAAAGCATTTATTAATTTTTACTTAGATGCTGTGCAAGAATATAAAAAGCATTTTGACTTATGGAAAGCAGGGTACCATGTTTCCATTACAGACATGCAACAAATTCTTTATCCTTTAATCGGAAAAGTAATAAATGAGCCGAAATATTTACTCCATTTTCATTACTTCGGAACAAAAGAAGATTATTTGGCCCACCACGCCATTTCTGTTGGTGTATTATCTGCGTATATAGCCAAAAAACTTAACTTATCGAAAAAGGAATGGAGCCAAGTGGGGATGGCCGGCGTGTTATCCGATTGTGGAATGGCCAAACTATCTCCTACATTACTTCAAAAGACGTCTGAGCTTACAAGCGGGGAATATGAACTGATAAAAAAACATCCAGTTCATGGTTATAAAATGTTAAAAGAGGCTGGTGGAATCGCTCCTGAAATATTGTTAGCTGTACTTCAACATCATGAAAGAGAAGATGGAAGTGGGTATCCTTTAAGTGCGCCAGCTAATAAAATTCATGTATTCAGTCAAATTGTTGCCGTTTGTGATGTTTACCATGCGTTAATTTCGGATAAAGTATATAAATTGAAAATTACACCTTATGAAGCATTAGAAGTTTTGAAAAATGAGGAGTTTGGAAAATTTCAAATTAGTGTTGTAAAAACGCTAACAGAAACAATTATGAATTTTGCAATTGGTTCTAAAGTGAGACTTTCTAATGGACAAAAAGCAGAAATTATATTTGTTGATGAAAATCATTTATCAAAACCGATGGTGAAAGATGCTGAAACAGGTGAAATATTAAATTTAAAAGAAAATAGAGAATTAACAATAAGTCATATTTTATAG